The nucleotide window CATCGAGAACCACTGATCAGCAAAACAAAAAGTACTGCATAGAATGCTCAAATTCTGAATATTATCAATTAGATGGTTTTGGTATTTCTTGCAAAAAGACAGAAAAATAGAATCAATTATATATATTATCAAAATTTTTAACCAAAAAAATCCCATATGTATTTCTCTACAATAATTTCAATTGAAATATTTGCAACATTTTTTACAGGGCTTTTATCAAGTATGGTTCATGTAGTTTCCGGACCAGACCATCTTGCTGCCGTAACACCTTTGGCAGTAGATAGACAAAAAAGGTCGTGGTTAGTAGGTTTTTATTGGGGCATTGGACACACATTAGGAATTTTGATTATAGGCATTTTATTCTATTTTTTCAGAGAAATACTGCCTGTTGAAAAAATTTCTGCAATCAGCGAACAATTAGTAGGAGTAATATTAATTTTGATAGGTACTTGGGCAATTGTTAGAACATATTATAGTAAATTCAACAAATCGCATTCTCATCCACATATTCACACAAAACCAAACACTTATGTTCATGTCCACGATCATTCGCACGAAGAAAACCAAAACCACAAACATGGCCATACAAAAGAGGGAAGAAATGCAAGTTTATCTTCATTTTTAATAGGAATTTTTCATGGCTTAGCTGGAGTTTCTCACCTTTTGGCTATCTTGCCAACGCTTGCTTTACCGTCTAACTACGAAGCTGGCTCGTATTTATTTGGCTTCGGAATTGGGACAATCATGGCAATGGTAGGCTTTTCAATGATAATTGGATATGTAGCATTTAAAAGTTCAAAAAAAGATAAAACTTTTAATTTCAAGGCTTTAAAAACTGCAAGTGGAATATTGGCTATTGCAGTAGGAATATTATGGATTATTAATACTTTCTAAAATTATGCGCAAAATAGATACTTCGAAATTATCTTCCGACGAATGTTGGGGAGTTCAAATTAATGGACTTTCTTTTTGTAAAAATTGTAAATGGATCGGACTAAGTGCCTGTGAAGGAAAAAATATCGTCAAAACCCAAAAAAATTCAAAAGGCTTTTTAATTGGTGAAAAAGGAGTAATAAACTAAAAAACATGTGGAAAGATTTGTTTTCATTTTCTCGTCGAGAAAGAAATGGAATATTTGTTATACTATTTTTAATTATAGTTATTTACTCTGCTACAAAACTGTTTTCATTTTTTGCAGAAGAAGAAATATATGATTATTCGGAATATGAGACCCAAATTTTGGAATTTGAAGAATCTCTAATAAGAAAGCCAATCTCATCTACTAATAACGAAAAATTCAACCCATTTAAATTCAACCCTAATACGATTTCTATTGACAGTTTAGAATTATTTGGTTTCAATAAAAAAGTAGTGAAAACTATAAATAATTACAGGAAAAAAAGCGGCAAATTCTACAAAAAAGAAGATTTTAAGAAAATTTATGGCATAAGTTCAATCCAATATGAATTTTTGAAATCATATATCGAAATTCCACAAAAGAAACAATATCATACATCTGAGAATAAAAAAACTGTAGTTGAAAAATCTGATTCTCTTTTTTATTTTGATCCAAATACAATTGACTATCAAAACTTGATGAAATTAGGATTTTCTGATAAAGTAGCCAAAACATATTTAAAGTATAGAACCAGTGGTGGAAAATTTTATAAAAAGGAAGATCTGAAGAAAATATATGGAATAACTGATAATTTTTTTGCAAAACTTAAACCTTATATTCACTTTATTGATACTACGCAAATAAATCAAAAAAATAAGGAATATAACGAAAGTCAGCTATCTCGTAAAATTATTGAAGTGGAATTAAATTCAGCTGATTCTGCAAATCTTGAAAGTTTAAATGGCATTGGTAAGATTCTATCAGTTCGGATATTAAAATATAGAGATATGTTAGGCGGATTCTATGAAACAGACCAACTAAAAGAAGTTTATGGAATTACCGAAGCTACATATATCAGATTGAAAACCAAAATATTTGTCGATACAAGTTTGATAAAATTGATTAATATAAATTTTGCAAGTAAGGCAGAGCTTGAAAAACATCCATATTTGAATTATAAAGATGCAAAATCAATCATCAAATTCAGGGCAAAAAATGGCAGCTTCAAAAATATTCATGTTCTCAGAGAAAAAACAGTTGTTTCAGAAAATACTTTCGAAAAGCTTAGGCATTATTTAGCTATAGAATAGGAATATTTTAAAGAGTTCTGCTAATTTCCCATTTCAGACATAAACATAATTCTTACTAATCTGATGTCTTCTTCGGAATATTCTGCTTCTCCAAGTTCATCAATGGCAGCTTCAATCGATTCTGTTTCAGCTTCTTCCTTGAAATATTCATAAATATCAGCCTTTTTGTCTTCATCAATTACACTGTTTATGTAATAATCTATATTAAGTTTTGTCCCTGAATTTACGATTACTTCAATTTCTTTAATTAAATCTATCATTTCCAGCCCTTTGGCATTGGCAATATCATCTAAAGGCAATTTTCTGTCGATGCTCTGAATGATAAAAACTTTCATGCCGGATTTGTTAACTACAGATTTTACAACCATATCCTGAGGTCGTTCAATTTCGTTGTTTTCGACATGTTTTTTTATCAAATCGATAAACTCCTTGCCATAACGAAGTGCTTTTCCGGAACCTACACCTGAAATATTTTTCATTTCGTCCATAGTGATAGGATATTGAATAGCCATATCTTCTAAGGATGGATCTTGAAAAATTACAAAAGGAGGTAATCCTTTTGATTTTGAGATTTGACGTCTAAGGTCTTTCAATAATGCAAACAATTCAGGATCTACTGCTCCTGAACCTCCTCCAACGCCTTGAACATAACCATCATCGGAATCTTCATATTCGTGATCTTTCGATAGCATGAAAGATTTAGGATCGTCAAGATATAATTTTCCTTCTTTCGTCAATTTTAGAAGCCCATAGTTTTCAATATCTTTGGTAATTAAACGTGCTACCATAGATTGGCGAAATACAGCATTCCAAAATTTAACATCATTTTCTCTTCCTGAACCAAATATTTCTAATAAATGGTGCTTATATGATTTTACTGCAGCTGTTATATTTCCTGACAGAATATTTGCAATATGTTCGGCTTTGAATTTTTCTTTAACTTCAAGTATTGCCTCTAATGACTGAACAACATAATCTTTTCCTTCAAATAAAGTTTTAGGATTCAAGCAATTATCGCAAGATTCGCAATTATCTCTTTTATAAATTTCGCCAAAATAATGTAGGAGCAACCTTCTTCGACAAATAGAAGATTCTGCATATGCAACAGTTTCGAGAAGCAATTGCTTGCCAATCTCCTGTTCTGCAACAGGTTTTCCTTGCATAAATTTTTCTAATTTCTGAATATCTTTATAGCTATAAAAAGTTATACATTTTCCTTCGCCACCATCGCGGCCAGACCTTCCGGTTTCTTGATAATAGCCTTCGAGACTTTTCGGAATATCATAATGAATAACATATCGAACGTCTGGTTTGTCAATTCCCATTCCGAAAGCAATAGTTGCAACAATTACATCAACTACTTCCATCAAGAAACTGTCTTGATTGCCAGTTCTTGTAGTAGAATCCATACCAGCATGATATGGAAGGGCTTTTATTCCGTTCACTTGTAATGTTTCTGCAAGTTCTTCAACTTTTTTTCTGCTTAAGCAATAAATTATTCCAGACTTTCCAGAATGTTGTCTGATAAATTTTATTATTTCTTTTGATGCATTAACTTTTGGTCGTATTTCATAATATAAATTAGGCCTGTTGAAGGATGAAATAAAAACATTTGCTTTCAACATTCCAAGATTTTTTTGTATGTCGTGTTGCACTTTTGGTGTTGCTGTTGCTGTAAGAGCAATTACAGGAGCTTGTCCTATTCTTTCAATTATTGGACGAATTTTACGGTATTCTGGTCTAAAATCGTGTCCCCATTCAGAAATACAATGTGCCTCATCTACAGCATAAAAAGAGATTTTGATTTGTTGTAAAAAAAGAATATTATCCTCCTTTGTTAGAGATTCGGGAGCAACATATAATAGTTTGGTTTTTCCGGCTATAACATCTTCTTTTACGGTAACAACCGCAGCTTTTGTAAGTGAAGAATTATAGAAATGAGCAATTCCATCATCCATACTAAAGCTTCTCATAGCATCAACTTGATTTTTCATTAAAGCTATCAGCGGGGAAATAATTATGGCTGTACCTTCTCTAATCATAGCCGGTAACTGATAACAAAGGGATTTACCCCCACCTGTTGGCATAAGAACAAAAGAATCTCTATTTGCTAAAACATTTTCTATTATCTTTTTTTGGTTTCCCTTAAACTTATCAAATCCAAAATATTTTTTCAAATACTTGTACAATGAAATATCTTTCTTTTTACCCATTTGCTGATAACAATTAAAATCTCTCTTTTGTTTATTTTATAAAACTGTAAAACAAATATAACAATTCTAAATTAATTATATGACTGAATTAATTTTTTTTCAAAAAAAATTTCTCAAGGTCAATTTTCCTTTATATAGTGCTGTTTTGAGTGGTTTTACTGAATATCAATTTTATTACAAAATTTAAAAATTGCCTTTCATACGTTTTAGCCAAAGAAAAAATAGCTGCATTTTAGATAAAACTAATTTCTTTAAGCAAAAAAATACCAAAATTAATTTCAATTAATTTAGTATTAACATATTGAGCAAATAGTGAATGTGGGTTTAATAAAAAAGCAAAAATGAAAAATTTATTAATTTATGCAACTATTTGTATTTCAAATTGCTATTTTTTAAGATATTAGAAAGCAATTCTCTTGCCCTAAACAACTGAGCTTTAACTGTTCCTATGGGCAATTCTAATTCGTCGGCAATTTCTTCATATGAAAACTCTTTAAAATATCGAAGTTCAATCAACTGTCGGTATCGAGGTTTAAGTTTCTGAACAACAGTTTTCATTAATATTGCTTTTTGCTTTTTTATTAGCTCTTCTTCAGGGTCATTAACATTTGCTTCTAAAACAATTTTTGGTTCATAGTCTTTATCATCACCAGTCTGATCTATAGAGATATGAGGACCTTTCTTTTTTCTTAAGAAATCTATGCAATTATTAGTTGCTATTTTAAAAAGCCATGTGCTGAATGCATAGCTAGGTGAATATTGATGAATACTTTTAAATGCTTTCCCAAATGCTTCAATAGTGAGATCGTCTGCATCGCTTTTGTTGTTCACCATTTTAAGAAGCATATAGTATATTGAATCTCTGTAACGTTGCAATAATTCAGCGTAGGCTTTCTGATCGCCATCTTTGGCCATCAAAACTAAATTGTAATCGAACTTTGCTTTATCAGAAAGATTAGGATTTTTTTCCATCAATCAATCGTAAATTTTTTATCAATAAAAAAAGCGAATATACAAAAATATTTGCGATAGAATTTTGACAACCAATTATTCTCAGAAAATATCAAACAGTAATTCGTTTAAAAAGAATTATATTTTAACTTTGACATCTGTTTTCTTTTACTGAATTACTAATCAAATAATAGATGTATTTTATTGATACACATTCTCATATATACTTAAAGCATTTCAAAAACGATGTAAAAGAAGTTGTGAATCGGGCAGCAAAACAAGGTGTTAAATATATTTTTCTTCCCAATATTGATAGCTCTTCTATAGACGATATGTTCAATGTATCAAAGCAATTTCCAAAAATTTGTTTTCCAATGATTGGCTTGCATCCAACTTCAGTTGAAGAAGATTTTGAATTTGAGTTAAAAGTTGTAGAAAAAGTCCTTTCAGAACATAAATTCATTGCAATTGGCGAGATAGGAATAGACTTATATTGGGACAAAACTTTTATTGAAGAACAGAAATTTGCTTTAAAAACCCAGCTTGAATTAGCTTTATTGAATAATTTACCTGTAGTAATTCATTCACGAGATTCGTTTAATGAGGTTTATGAAATTTTAGAAAGTTATGGCAAAGGTAAGCTTTCAGGTATTTTTCATGCTTTTTCGGGAAGTGTTGAACAAGCTGAAAAAATAATTGATTTAGGTTTTAAGATTGGTATTGGCGGAGTGGTAACATATAAAAATTCGGGTTTGGCAGACACAGTACGAGAAATTGATTTAAGCAATATTGTACTTGAAACAGATTCACCATATTTAACTCCAGTTCCGAAACGAGGAAAAAGAAACGAACCAACATACCTTATATATATAGCAAAAAAACTTTCTGAGATTTATAATATGAAAGTAGAAGAAATTGCTCAAATAACTTCAAACAATGTAAGAGATATTTTTAATTTTAATTAATATTGTTAATATTCGCAGAAATTTTAATCAATATAATAGTGTATAATAAAGCTTTACTTGATTTTGTTCTAAATATATAAAATTGTAAAAAAATAATTTAATAATGATAATCATGAAAAATAAAATTCTTCTGCTTTCAGTTTTGTTTGTTTTTATCTTAAGCAACATGTTTGCTCAAACTTTAGAAATTGAGTGGGGACCATATAAGGATATGCCTCGTAAAACCAATTTCCAAAAAATAATTGGTAGCGATGACGAGCTTCTTTATGTAGTTCAGAGACCAAAAGTAAAAGTATCGAACAACGATATGGTAGTTTTGAAAGGCTTTTCTACAACAACTATGCTCGAAGAATCATCTTCGGAACTTAAAATGCCATTAATATACAACAAACCTTCTGTTTTTGATGACATTTTCTATCTGAATGGCAAACTTGTTTTGTTTTCATCAGTGATAGATGATATTATCATGATGAAAAAAACCTATGCTCACATTGTTGATGAAAACGGAGGTCCCTTAAGCGATCCAAAACTTATTGGAGAAATTTCGATAGGTACTGAAGAAGATCCAGGAATGGAATTTTCTTATTCGCACGACAAATCTTTGATTATTGTTCATTATCACAATATTTATAATGTATATACCGGCGAACCATATATTTTCAAATATGTAGATTCGGAATTGAACATAGTTTTTAATAAAAGTTTAGTTCTGCCATACGAAAACAGAAAGTTTGAAGTGTTAGACTATAAAGTAGGTAAAAGTGGAAATATTTATTTATCACTAAAAGTAGAACCTGCAGGAAAGAAAAAAAGAAGGACAAGAACTTCGGCAGGAGGCAGGAAACCGCGAGTATTATATGAATACTATATGCACGTTTTCAATAAGAAAAAAGATGATCTACAAGATTATAAAATTCTGGTTCAAAAATATTTCCCATCAAATCTTTCGTTTGAAATAAATGAGGATGAAGAGGTTTTGCTTTTTGGTTTTGCCACAAAAAAATCTGACAATATTTTTACAGGAATTTTTTATCAAAAGTTAATCCCACGCTATGAAAAAATCTCATTGACAAAGTATAGAGATTTCTCTAAAGATAGAAAATTTGTTGCCGAGTTTTCTGAAGAACGAAATGGCGAAAATGCAGAACAATTTTTCAGCTACAGTCCAGGCAGAGCAATGTTTTTGCATAGCTCGGGATTGGTTTTACTATGGGAACAATATTATGTAACAACAACTAAAATTGTTGATCCTAAAACAAAAAAGGAAGTAATTAACTATTACCACCATTATGGCGACATAATTGCTGCAAATGTTAGCGAAGAAGATCAGATGTTATGGGTTTCACGAATTCCAAAATCGCAATTTAGTACAAACGACAATGGATATTACAGCTCTTTTATTGCAATTTCGGATGTAAACAAAGTGAAGGTAATGTTTAACGACCATCCGAAAAATTTCAAACAAAAGGACAGAACTAAAATGAAAATTTTAAAAAATAATGTAAGTTTAAGCCCAAGCGGATTAGCGAATATGATTACCTTATACAATGATGGCACTATTGACAAAGCATACATGTTTCATAGCGGAGACAAAAAAACTTCATTATGCCCAAGATTATTTTTAGATACTGGAGATGGATATGTTATTTATGGACAAGAAGGTAAAAAATATCGCTGGGGAAATTTTATGTTTGAATAATAGCAATGATTTCAGTCGGCAGACTAAAAAATTCTACCGACTGAAATTACTAACTAAAGAATAGCTTTAATACCCGGTAACTCTTTCCCTTCAATATATTCAAGCAAAGCGCCGCCTCCGGTTGAGACATAACTTACTTTATCTGCAAGATTATATTTGTTGATTGCAGCTACCGAATCGCCACCTCCAATCAAGGAAAATGCTCCTTTTTCTGTTGCAGAAACAATTGCATCGGCTATTTTTTTGGTACCATAACTGAAATTTTCCATTTCAAAAACTCCCATTGGACCGTTCCATAAAATAGTCTCTGAGTTTTCAATGATCTCAGAAAAATTTGATATACTTTCATTTCCAATATCAAGACCCATCCATTCAGGTTTTATTTCGTGAATTTCACAAAATTCTCTATTTGCATTATTATCAAATTTGTCGGCAATTACGGCATCTACAGGCAGAGCAATTTTAACATTTTTTTCCTTAGCTTTCGACAAAATATCTCTTGCCATTTCCAAATAATCATTTTCAATAAGAGAAGCTCCAATATTTCCTCCCATTGCCTTAATAAAAGTGAAAGTCATACCTCCGCCAATTATCAAATTATCAACTTTCGGAAGAAGATTTTCAATTATTGTAATTTTCGATGAAACTTTTGCACCTCCCAAAATAGCTGTAAATGGACGTTTTGATTTATTTAAAACTTGTCCAATACTTTCTAATTCATTCTTTATCACAAAACCGAAAAGTTTGTTTTCTCGAAAAAATTTGGCAATAATTGTTGTTGAAGCGTGAGCACGATGAGCAGTTCCAAATGCATCGTTCACATACACATCAGCCAGTTCCGAAAGTTTCTTTGCAAATTCAACATCGCCTTTAGTTTCTTCTTTGTAAAATCTTAGATTTTCGAGTAACAAAATTTCTCCCGATTTTAATTCTTTTGCCATTTTTTCAGGAATTTCGCCAATACAATCGCTGGCAAATTTTACCTCTTGTTCAAGCAATTTAGAAAGATAAGCGACTAAATTACGAAGCGAGAATTTTTCCTCAAATCCAGTTTTTGGCCTTCCCAGATGAGACATTAGAATTACTGAACCACCATCTGAAATAATTTTTTTAATAGTTGGCAATGCTGCTCTAATGCGTGTATCATCAGTAATTTCAAATTTGTCGTTCAATGGAACATTAAAATCTACTCTGATTATTGCTCGTTTTCCTGAAAAATTAAAAGTATTAATATCAATCATTTTATCTCTATTTCTAATTAAATAATATTGTTCTTTTTTACAAAAGTATAAAACTAATTTTGAGTTTAAAGCATAAAGCTCAACAAAAACACAATGAAGTATTTTTGTAGTGATTATTCTCTGCAGCTTTGAGTGTTGAGGAAATTTTTAATGTAGATAAAAATAGATTCCTTTATTAATCATAAAATGTCCATGATAATCCAGACTTGAACGTCATCGGATTTAATGGATAATGAAGAGCCGAAAAATAATCTAATTTGCTGATTTCCGAATTTATATGAGAATACTTTAGGAAAAATCTTACGGTTTTTAATTTAATGTTTAGAAAAATATCGAAATAAGGATGCTCTCCAATCAATTTTTCATTTTGCAAATAAAAAACATTTGTCGATGGCATAAATGCATAGGAATAAAATTTTGTGTTATAGTAAAAATCTACACCTAATTGAACTTTTAAAACTTTTTTCAATAAAAATTGTTCATAGAAAATAGAATTGTAAGTAGCAAATTTAGGAATTGCAATCGCTTTATTATCTGAATATTGAACAACAAATTTATGATTTGTCTTAAATCGCCAAAATTTAAATGCTTTGTCGATATTTGCACTAACTATAGAAATTTCATCGTTACTTTGGACAGGGATTGCTAATTCATTAAAGTATATATGATTAGAAATTAAAGCGTAGTTTAAGCCTATTTTAAAAAATCGAGATGGGATATTAAAAAGAATATTTGAACTCAGTCGTTTTTCTGTAACAAAATCGTTAGCCCAACCAAAATAATTTGAATTATAGTTTTGTAAAAAATAATCGGGACTTGAATTCGAATATTTTAGTTTTACAGCTACCACAGCAGAATCGGAATTGAGATTTAAACGCCTCATCAAAATTGCATTTAAAAAATATTCGCCCTGATTGTAGCCTTCAAAACAAAATTGAGAATTAATATTCCATACATTTTTTGAGATATTGTTTCTGGCAGATGCTCCAATAAAAGATGAGCTAAGTATTTCGTTTTCATTATAATAATAACTATCTGAAAGTTTGTTAGACAAACTAAAATTGTAGAATATCGAAGTGCTATCTGCAAACATTTTCTCGAAATTCCATTGAAAAGTATTTGTCATAAGCTTAAATGCTGCAGAATCGTATGTCTGTATTGAATCAAGAAAAATATTATTATAAAATATTGTATCAATTCCATCTTCGTAAAGTCTGCTTTTTCGCTCTAATTGCAATTTATGAACTATTGTACTTTTTTTCACAAATACATCATTTTCAATAGAGTCTTTTCCGATTTCAGTAATTGTCTTTCCTAAATCATATTTTTGGACTATCAGCAAACTTTTGTCCAAGATTTCAGATTTTGCATCGTCTAAATTCACATCAATATATTCCAAACTTGTATTAGATCCATTAGTGAAATCTTCATCATTGCTAAGTCCTCCATTTTCGTAAATTCGGAATTTATTTGAATTCCAATTTCCGTGAATTGAGTACCTGTTTTTTTCGTAGCTCGTCCATAATGAATAAGAATTGTTTTTTACTTCTTGACGATTGTATTTTCCTATCGAAGATATTAAATTATAGGTAAACCCAACATTAAAAAACGGATTAACATTTTGAGTATGAATAACTTCTAACAATTCCTCTTCTCTTCCTTTTGCTCCAGACTTTGCATAACTTAGGTTAGTATATGGTTTTTTTGTGTTATAAAAAACATTTTTCTCCGGATTAAGAAAATATAAGTCATAAGCTTGCAAAAAGAATAGATTGTTTTGTTTTCTGTCGAAATAAACATTTGAAATATTTGCCATCCCAAAATTTCCCAATGTAGTATTAGATATACTATTTCTGAAAATCGGATTTATTGTTTGAAAATTCTCTAAAAAAGTATCCATTTCAACAATTTCTTTTTCAGAAAAATTATCAATCAGAATCCATGAATCTATTATGTCTTTTTCGACAACAGTATCGCACTGTGCATACGAAAACGATACACAAAAAAACAAAATTAATATGGAAATTTTTTTTTTCAATAGAGAAATCTCTTATAATTTATTTTACAAAACAAAAAATGAACGACAAATCTAATTTTTTGTTTTCCAATATTTTAATAATAAAAACCCAAAAAGCATTCCGCCAAGATGTGCAAAATGTGCAACATTATCGCCCGGCTGATTCATAACACCTTCATAGAGTTCGATAATACCATATATAATCACAAAATATTTTGCTTTAATCGGAAACGGAACAAAAATAAAAAACATTTTAGCATTCGGGAACAACATTCCAAATGCGAGTACAATTCCAAAAATTGCACCTGAAGCCCCTACAGTGGGTATATCCATAATTTGCCCAATTATTGAATCTATGAAATTAATGGCACCTTGTGCCAATTGAGGATTGTCTGGATATTTTGCATATTCGGAAAAAAGGCTTTTGAAATAATCGTCTCGACTAATAATTTCGAAATATTGCGAAAAATTGTCTTGCATAAAAATTTTGAAATATTCCGGAGATGGAGTATTTTGAAAAGCAAGAAATGCCTCTTGCACCGATGATATTCTGTAATGCAAAATTAGAGTATGTAGCAACGCTGCACCAATTCCTGTAATGAAAAAATAAATAATGAATTTTTTGCTTCCCAATGTTTGTTCAACAGCCGAACCGAACATCCATAAACCAAACATATTGAACAAAATATGTTGGAAATTTCCGTGCATAAACATATGCGTAATATATTGATATGGTCGGAAAAAACTTGATTCAAAATAATATAATGATAGAAATTTTCCCACATCAATATCAAATTCTTCAAGAGCTAAAGAACCCAAAAAAAATAGTGCATTGATGATGAGTAAATTTTTGACTATAGGCGGAATATAGAATTTCCCACCTCCCAAAATGTTTTGCATACTTATATAATTCTAATGTTGATTTGCTATTTTTATCTATTTTAAAAGTTCAATGATAGTTTTTCCCTGACAAGCATTTGGACATGAAATATTTATTAGGGATGAAATGGTTGGAACGATATCAACTACAGAAATCTGTTCTGAAATTGTAGAACGACTAATTTTCCACCCATACCAAATTAACGGGACATGTGTTTCGGAATTGTATCCGTAATTATGAGAAATAGAATGTTGCTTATTTTGGCTCCAGCCAGCTTCCAATTTTATTAAAATATCTCCTGAACGTTTGTTTTTATAACTATTTTTCATATATCCAACTTCTTGATAATTAGCTGCATCACTTTGCAGATTCACAGAATTTGAAACT belongs to Bacteroidota bacterium and includes:
- a CDS encoding High-affinity nickel transporter, which translates into the protein MYFSTIISIEIFATFFTGLLSSMVHVVSGPDHLAAVTPLAVDRQKRSWLVGFYWGIGHTLGILIIGILFYFFREILPVEKISAISEQLVGVILILIGTWAIVRTYYSKFNKSHSHPHIHTKPNTYVHVHDHSHEENQNHKHGHTKEGRNASLSSFLIGIFHGLAGVSHLLAILPTLALPSNYEAGSYLFGFGIGTIMAMVGFSMIIGYVAFKSSKKDKTFNFKALKTASGILAIAVGILWIINTF
- a CDS encoding helix-hairpin-helix domain-containing protein, producing the protein MWKDLFSFSRRERNGIFVILFLIIVIYSATKLFSFFAEEEIYDYSEYETQILEFEESLIRKPISSTNNEKFNPFKFNPNTISIDSLELFGFNKKVVKTINNYRKKSGKFYKKEDFKKIYGISSIQYEFLKSYIEIPQKKQYHTSENKKTVVEKSDSLFYFDPNTIDYQNLMKLGFSDKVAKTYLKYRTSGGKFYKKEDLKKIYGITDNFFAKLKPYIHFIDTTQINQKNKEYNESQLSRKIIEVELNSADSANLESLNGIGKILSVRILKYRDMLGGFYETDQLKEVYGITEATYIRLKTKIFVDTSLIKLININFASKAELEKHPYLNYKDAKSIIKFRAKNGSFKNIHVLREKTVVSENTFEKLRHYLAIE
- the recQ gene encoding DNA helicase RecQ is translated as MGKKKDISLYKYLKKYFGFDKFKGNQKKIIENVLANRDSFVLMPTGGGKSLCYQLPAMIREGTAIIISPLIALMKNQVDAMRSFSMDDGIAHFYNSSLTKAAVVTVKEDVIAGKTKLLYVAPESLTKEDNILFLQQIKISFYAVDEAHCISEWGHDFRPEYRKIRPIIERIGQAPVIALTATATPKVQHDIQKNLGMLKANVFISSFNRPNLYYEIRPKVNASKEIIKFIRQHSGKSGIIYCLSRKKVEELAETLQVNGIKALPYHAGMDSTTRTGNQDSFLMEVVDVIVATIAFGMGIDKPDVRYVIHYDIPKSLEGYYQETGRSGRDGGEGKCITFYSYKDIQKLEKFMQGKPVAEQEIGKQLLLETVAYAESSICRRRLLLHYFGEIYKRDNCESCDNCLNPKTLFEGKDYVVQSLEAILEVKEKFKAEHIANILSGNITAAVKSYKHHLLEIFGSGRENDVKFWNAVFRQSMVARLITKDIENYGLLKLTKEGKLYLDDPKSFMLSKDHEYEDSDDGYVQGVGGGSGAVDPELFALLKDLRRQISKSKGLPPFVIFQDPSLEDMAIQYPITMDEMKNISGVGSGKALRYGKEFIDLIKKHVENNEIERPQDMVVKSVVNKSGMKVFIIQSIDRKLPLDDIANAKGLEMIDLIKEIEVIVNSGTKLNIDYYINSVIDEDKKADIYEYFKEEAETESIEAAIDELGEAEYSEEDIRLVRIMFMSEMGN
- a CDS encoding sigma-70 family RNA polymerase sigma factor, which encodes MEKNPNLSDKAKFDYNLVLMAKDGDQKAYAELLQRYRDSIYYMLLKMVNNKSDADDLTIEAFGKAFKSIHQYSPSYAFSTWLFKIATNNCIDFLRKKKGPHISIDQTGDDKDYEPKIVLEANVNDPEEELIKKQKAILMKTVVQKLKPRYRQLIELRYFKEFSYEEIADELELPIGTVKAQLFRARELLSNILKNSNLKYK
- a CDS encoding TatD family hydrolase; translation: MYFIDTHSHIYLKHFKNDVKEVVNRAAKQGVKYIFLPNIDSSSIDDMFNVSKQFPKICFPMIGLHPTSVEEDFEFELKVVEKVLSEHKFIAIGEIGIDLYWDKTFIEEQKFALKTQLELALLNNLPVVIHSRDSFNEVYEILESYGKGKLSGIFHAFSGSVEQAEKIIDLGFKIGIGGVVTYKNSGLADTVREIDLSNIVLETDSPYLTPVPKRGKRNEPTYLIYIAKKLSEIYNMKVEEIAQITSNNVRDIFNFN
- a CDS encoding phosphoglycerate kinase, with amino-acid sequence MIDINTFNFSGKRAIIRVDFNVPLNDKFEITDDTRIRAALPTIKKIISDGGSVILMSHLGRPKTGFEEKFSLRNLVAYLSKLLEQEVKFASDCIGEIPEKMAKELKSGEILLLENLRFYKEETKGDVEFAKKLSELADVYVNDAFGTAHRAHASTTIIAKFFRENKLFGFVIKNELESIGQVLNKSKRPFTAILGGAKVSSKITIIENLLPKVDNLIIGGGMTFTFIKAMGGNIGASLIENDYLEMARDILSKAKEKNVKIALPVDAVIADKFDNNANREFCEIHEIKPEWMGLDIGNESISNFSEIIENSETILWNGPMGVFEMENFSYGTKKIADAIVSATEKGAFSLIGGGDSVAAINKYNLADKVSYVSTGGGALLEYIEGKELPGIKAIL
- a CDS encoding putative porin — its product is MKKKISILILFFCVSFSYAQCDTVVEKDIIDSWILIDNFSEKEIVEMDTFLENFQTINPIFRNSISNTTLGNFGMANISNVYFDRKQNNLFFLQAYDLYFLNPEKNVFYNTKKPYTNLSYAKSGAKGREEELLEVIHTQNVNPFFNVGFTYNLISSIGKYNRQEVKNNSYSLWTSYEKNRYSIHGNWNSNKFRIYENGGLSNDEDFTNGSNTSLEYIDVNLDDAKSEILDKSLLIVQKYDLGKTITEIGKDSIENDVFVKKSTIVHKLQLERKSRLYEDGIDTIFYNNIFLDSIQTYDSAAFKLMTNTFQWNFEKMFADSTSIFYNFSLSNKLSDSYYYNENEILSSSFIGASARNNISKNVWNINSQFCFEGYNQGEYFLNAILMRRLNLNSDSAVVAVKLKYSNSSPDYFLQNYNSNYFGWANDFVTEKRLSSNILFNIPSRFFKIGLNYALISNHIYFNELAIPVQSNDEISIVSANIDKAFKFWRFKTNHKFVVQYSDNKAIAIPKFATYNSIFYEQFLLKKVLKVQLGVDFYYNTKFYSYAFMPSTNVFYLQNEKLIGEHPYFDIFLNIKLKTVRFFLKYSHINSEISKLDYFSALHYPLNPMTFKSGLSWTFYD
- a CDS encoding rhomboid family intramembrane serine protease; the encoded protein is MFGSAVEQTLGSKKFIIYFFITGIGAALLHTLILHYRISSVQEAFLAFQNTPSPEYFKIFMQDNFSQYFEIISRDDYFKSLFSEYAKYPDNPQLAQGAINFIDSIIGQIMDIPTVGASGAIFGIVLAFGMLFPNAKMFFIFVPFPIKAKYFVIIYGIIELYEGVMNQPGDNVAHFAHLGGMLFGFLLLKYWKTKN